A single region of the Lacerta agilis isolate rLacAgi1 chromosome 9, rLacAgi1.pri, whole genome shotgun sequence genome encodes:
- the LOC117052934 gene encoding progonadoliberin-2: MAYQRSLLLSLCIMLTISMHLSSAQHWSHGWYPGGKREIDLPQSPEVSEDIKLCDGEDCTYLKIPRDKIVKTLLADMLARQLQKKK, from the exons ATGGCATACCAAAGGTCCCTCCTGCTTTCTCTGTGCATAATGCTCACCATCAGCATGCATCTATCAAGTGCTCAGCACTGGTCCCACGGCTGGTACCccggagggaagagagagatcgATTTGCCACAAAGTCCAGAG GTCTCTGAAGATATCAAATTATGTGATGGGGAAGACTGCACTTATCTGAAGATCCCGAGAGATAAAATTGTGAAGACGCTGCTG GCCGACATGCTAGCAAGACAACTTCAGAAGAAAAAATGA